The following nucleotide sequence is from Longimicrobiales bacterium.
TCATCGTCTCTCCCTTTGCATGCTCTGCTCAAGGTCCGTAGCGAAAACGACACGGACTACGCCTGCAGCTACCAAGGCGTCCTGCACCTGGTTCATGAACCGGTACGGCACTTCTCTGTCACCACGGACTGAAATCACGAGAGCACGCTGTGAGGCCGCGTAAAGCGGCGCCACAACCGTCGTGACCTCCTCCATGGTGTGGACCTGATCGTTGATGTAGACCACCCCATCCCGCTCCATCCAGATGTTCAGGATGTTCTTTTGCTTCTCATCGATCTTCGCGGCTGCCTCAGCGGCGGGCCACTCAAT
It contains:
- a CDS encoding biopolymer transporter ExbD codes for the protein MSIKGGGFQKSSKASEEIPASSLADIAFLLLIFFMVTTVFQSDRQRPIEWPAAEAAAKIDEKQKNILNIWMERDGVVYINDQVHTMEEVTTVVAPLYAASQRALVISVRGDREVPYRFMNQVQDALVAAGVVRVVFATDLEQSMQRERR